The Kogia breviceps isolate mKogBre1 chromosome 4, mKogBre1 haplotype 1, whole genome shotgun sequence genome window below encodes:
- the FAM32A gene encoding protein FAM32A: MEAYEQVQKAPLKLKGVAELGVTKRKKKKKDKDKAKLLEAMGTSKKNEEEKRRGLDKRTPAQAAFEKMQEKRQMERILKKASKTHKQRVEDFNRHLDTLTEHYDIPKVSWTK; this comes from the exons ATGGAGGCCTATGAGCAGGTCCAGAAGGCGCCCCTGAAGCTGAAAGGCGTGGCAGAGCTCGGAGTGACTAAGCG gaagaagaaaaagaaagacaaagacaaggcGAAACTGCTGGAAGCGATGGGAACAAGCAAAAAGAACGAGGAGGAGAAGCGGCGCGGCCTGGACAAGCGGACACCGGCCCAGGCGGCCTTCGAGAAGATGCAGGAGAAGCGG cAAATGGAAAGGATCCTGAAGAAAGCATCCAAAACCCACAAGCAGAGAGTAGAG GACTTCAACAGACACCTGGACACACTCACGGAGCACTATGACATTCCCAAAGTCAGCTGGACAAAGTAG